A part of Solibacillus sp. FSL H8-0538 genomic DNA contains:
- the icd gene encoding NADP-dependent isocitrate dehydrogenase — MTNGKIVVENGKLNVPNNPVIPFIEGDGIGPDIWAAASRVIDAAVEKAYNGEKKIEWLEVLAGEKAFNQTGEWLPQETLDKINEYLIAIKGPLTTPIGGGIRSLNVALRQQLDLYVCLRPVRHFEGVPSPVKRPEDVDMVIFRENTEDIYAGIEFESGSEQAKKLIDFLQTEFGTKNIRFPETSGIGVKPVSKEGTERLVRSAIEYAIEHKRPSVTLVHKGNIMKFTEGGFKKWGYELAETEFADQTFTWNQYDAIKAEQGEEAANKAQADALASGKILVKDSIADIFLQQILTRPKEFDVVATMNLNGDYISDALAAQVGGIGIAPGANINYVTGHAIFEATHGTAPKYAGLDKVNPSSVLLSGVLLLEHLGWKEAADSITNSVEKTIASKVVTYDFARLMDGATEVSCSKFADALIENL, encoded by the coding sequence ATGACTAACGGTAAAATTGTAGTAGAAAATGGCAAATTAAATGTTCCAAACAACCCGGTAATTCCTTTCATCGAGGGTGACGGTATTGGTCCAGATATTTGGGCAGCAGCATCTCGCGTAATCGACGCTGCAGTTGAAAAAGCATACAACGGCGAAAAGAAAATTGAATGGTTAGAAGTACTTGCTGGTGAAAAAGCATTCAACCAAACTGGTGAATGGTTACCACAAGAAACTCTTGATAAAATCAATGAGTACCTAATTGCAATCAAAGGTCCTCTTACAACTCCAATCGGTGGCGGTATCCGTTCCCTAAACGTAGCATTACGTCAACAACTTGACCTATATGTATGCTTACGTCCAGTACGTCACTTCGAAGGTGTTCCATCTCCAGTTAAACGTCCAGAAGATGTTGATATGGTTATTTTCCGTGAAAATACAGAAGATATCTATGCTGGTATTGAATTTGAGTCAGGTTCTGAACAAGCTAAAAAACTTATCGACTTCTTACAAACAGAGTTCGGTACTAAAAACATTCGTTTCCCAGAAACTTCAGGTATTGGTGTAAAACCTGTATCTAAAGAAGGTACTGAACGTTTAGTTCGTTCTGCAATCGAATATGCAATCGAGCACAAACGTCCATCAGTTACTTTAGTACACAAAGGTAACATCATGAAGTTCACTGAAGGTGGATTTAAAAAATGGGGTTATGAATTAGCAGAAACTGAATTTGCTGATCAAACTTTCACTTGGAACCAATATGATGCTATCAAAGCTGAACAAGGTGAAGAAGCTGCTAACAAAGCACAAGCTGACGCATTAGCTTCAGGAAAAATTTTAGTAAAAGATTCAATCGCTGATATCTTCTTACAACAAATTTTAACTCGTCCAAAAGAGTTTGATGTAGTAGCTACAATGAACTTAAATGGTGACTATATTTCTGATGCATTAGCTGCACAAGTTGGTGGTATCGGTATCGCTCCAGGCGCTAACATTAACTATGTTACTGGTCACGCGATCTTCGAAGCTACTCACGGGACTGCACCTAAATATGCTGGTTTAGACAAAGTAAACCCATCATCAGTATTACTTTCTGGCGTTCTTCTATTAGAACACCTTGGTTGGAAAGAAGCTGCTGATTCAATTACAAATTCAGTAGAAAAAACAATTGCATCGAAAGTTGTAACTTACGACTTTGCACGTTTAATGGATGGCGCTACAGAAGTTTCATGTTCTAAATTCGCTGATGCATTAATTGAAAACCTATAA
- a CDS encoding response regulator transcription factor, producing the protein MVKTVLVVEDEISIATLLKYNLEQAGFSVLLAHDGQAGLDTAIKQSPDLMLLDLMLPILDGMEVCKELRRLRKNIPIIMLTARDDEFDKVLGLELGADDYMTKPFSPREVIARVKAVLRRFSAPVVEEVEEPAELIYSFGDLHVYPERFEAFLDVEVLEFTPKEFELLVYLLENKNRVLTRDQLLSAVWNYDFAGDTRIVDVHISHLRDKIEENSRKPVFIKTIRGLGYKFEEPKK; encoded by the coding sequence ATGGTAAAAACAGTTTTAGTAGTAGAAGATGAAATTTCGATAGCTACCTTATTAAAATATAATTTGGAACAGGCGGGATTTTCAGTCTTATTGGCACATGATGGGCAAGCGGGATTAGATACGGCGATAAAACAGTCCCCAGATTTAATGTTGCTTGATTTAATGTTGCCAATTTTAGATGGAATGGAAGTATGCAAAGAGCTCCGTCGTTTACGTAAAAATATTCCAATCATTATGCTAACGGCTCGTGATGATGAGTTTGATAAAGTACTTGGACTGGAACTAGGGGCAGACGATTACATGACAAAGCCGTTTAGTCCTCGTGAGGTCATTGCACGCGTAAAGGCAGTGCTACGTCGATTCTCTGCTCCGGTTGTAGAAGAAGTTGAAGAACCGGCAGAGCTTATCTATTCATTTGGTGATTTACATGTTTATCCAGAACGCTTTGAAGCATTTTTGGATGTGGAAGTATTGGAATTTACACCGAAGGAATTTGAGTTACTTGTATATTTATTAGAAAATAAAAACCGCGTATTAACACGTGATCAGCTATTAAGTGCAGTATGGAATTATGACTTTGCTGGTGATACACGTATTGTTGACGTACATATTAGTCATTTACGCGACAAAATTGAAGAAAACAGTAGAAAACCGGTCTTCATCAAAACGATTCGAGGATTAGGTTATAAATTTGAGGAGCCAAAAAAATGA
- a CDS encoding MaoC/PaaZ C-terminal domain-containing protein: MLRKNGKLGKKVEEILVGEKLHLTETIEDKDLLLYLGLTNDSNPLYIQHDYAASTPFEKPIVPAIMLNGIITSAISKHMPGPGSHIREQNLKFLNPVFHYETIDFMLQVEHVDAKQHVIDVSVRAFNADKQPIVEGIFKVSPPY; the protein is encoded by the coding sequence TTGTTACGAAAAAATGGGAAATTAGGCAAAAAAGTTGAAGAAATACTAGTAGGGGAAAAATTGCATTTAACAGAAACAATCGAAGATAAAGATTTACTATTATATTTAGGTCTAACAAACGATAGTAATCCTCTTTATATTCAGCATGATTACGCGGCAAGTACACCTTTTGAAAAACCTATTGTACCCGCCATTATGTTAAATGGTATTATTACTTCTGCCATTTCAAAGCATATGCCAGGCCCAGGTTCGCACATTCGTGAGCAAAACCTAAAGTTTTTAAATCCTGTCTTTCATTATGAAACGATAGATTTCATGCTTCAAGTGGAACATGTAGATGCAAAACAGCACGTAATCGATGTTAGTGTGAGGGCATTTAATGCAGACAAGCAGCCGATTGTAGAGGGCATATTTAAGGTATCCCCTCCATATTAA
- the mdh gene encoding malate dehydrogenase, whose translation MSLKRKKISVIGGGFTGATAAFLVAQKELGDVVLVDIPQVENPTKGKALDMWEAAPVQGFDSYVKGTSDYADIADSDVVIITAGVARKPGMSRDDLVQINQGVMKSVSKEIAAHSPNAIIIVLTNPVDAMTYTVFQETGFPKNRVIGQSGVLDTARFCAFVAEELNVSVKDVTGFVLGGHGDTMVPLTRYSFAGGIPLETLIAPERLEQIVQRTRTGGGEIVNLLGNGSAYYAPAAAIVEMAEAVIKDQKRILPSIAYLEGEFGYEGIYLGVPTLLGANGIEKIFELELTATEKAELDKSVEAVKAVMAVLT comes from the coding sequence ATGTCTTTAAAAAGAAAGAAAATCTCAGTTATCGGTGGGGGCTTTACTGGTGCAACAGCGGCATTCTTAGTGGCACAAAAAGAACTTGGCGATGTAGTATTAGTTGATATCCCTCAAGTAGAAAATCCAACTAAAGGTAAAGCACTGGATATGTGGGAAGCTGCTCCTGTACAAGGCTTCGACTCATATGTTAAAGGTACTTCTGACTATGCAGATATTGCTGATTCAGACGTAGTGATCATCACTGCGGGTGTTGCTCGTAAACCAGGTATGAGCCGTGACGACTTAGTTCAAATCAACCAAGGCGTTATGAAATCTGTATCTAAAGAAATCGCAGCACATTCTCCAAATGCAATTATCATCGTTCTTACAAATCCAGTTGATGCTATGACTTACACAGTATTCCAAGAAACTGGTTTCCCTAAAAACCGTGTAATTGGTCAATCAGGTGTGCTTGATACAGCTCGTTTCTGTGCATTTGTTGCAGAAGAGCTTAACGTATCGGTTAAAGACGTTACTGGTTTCGTATTAGGTGGCCACGGTGATACTATGGTACCACTTACTCGCTATTCTTTCGCTGGTGGTATTCCATTAGAAACGTTAATCGCTCCTGAGCGTTTAGAACAAATCGTCCAACGTACGCGTACTGGCGGTGGCGAAATTGTAAACTTACTAGGTAATGGTTCTGCATACTACGCTCCAGCTGCTGCTATTGTTGAAATGGCTGAGGCAGTAATTAAAGACCAAAAACGTATTTTACCATCTATTGCTTATCTTGAAGGTGAATTTGGTTACGAAGGTATATACTTAGGCGTGCCAACTTTACTTGGTGCTAACGGGATCGAAAAAATCTTCGAACTTGAATTAACTGCTACTGAAAAAGCTGAATTAGATAAATCTGTTGAAGCTGTGAAAGCAGTTATGGCAGTATTAACTTAA
- the citZ gene encoding citrate synthase produces the protein MSATKGLEGIVAAESKISSIIDDTLTYVGYDIDDLADNASFEEVIYLLWHTRLPKADELAELKQQLADNMEVPAAILEQFKSYPLTTVHPMAALRTAVSLLGVFDEEADVMDPEANYRKAIRLQAKIATVVTAFARIRNGLEPVAPKPELGYAANFLYMLKGAEPAAIEIEAFDKALVLHADHELNASTFTARVCVATLSDVYSGVTAAIGALKGPLHGGANEQVMKMLSEIGSLGKVESYIQNKLDNKEKIMGFGHRVYRKGDPRAPHLRVMSQKLTELTGKPELYEMSVKIHDMIVEQKNLPANVDFFSASVYDSLGIEHDLFTPIFAVSRTSGWVAHILEQYSNNRLIRPRADYVGPGMQKYVPVNER, from the coding sequence ATGTCAGCAACTAAAGGTTTAGAGGGCATCGTTGCAGCAGAGTCTAAAATCAGTTCAATTATCGATGACACACTTACATATGTAGGGTACGACATTGACGATTTAGCAGACAATGCTTCTTTCGAAGAAGTAATTTACTTATTATGGCACACTCGTTTACCAAAGGCGGACGAGCTAGCTGAATTAAAACAACAATTAGCAGACAATATGGAAGTTCCAGCTGCTATTCTAGAACAATTTAAATCATATCCATTAACTACAGTACACCCAATGGCTGCACTACGTACGGCTGTTTCGTTACTAGGTGTTTTTGACGAAGAAGCAGACGTTATGGATCCAGAAGCAAACTATCGTAAAGCAATCCGCCTACAAGCGAAAATTGCTACAGTAGTAACTGCATTCGCACGTATCCGCAATGGTCTAGAGCCAGTAGCTCCAAAACCAGAGCTTGGCTACGCAGCTAATTTCTTATACATGTTAAAAGGCGCGGAACCAGCAGCAATCGAAATAGAAGCATTCGATAAAGCACTAGTTCTACATGCTGATCACGAATTAAACGCATCTACATTCACTGCTCGCGTATGTGTAGCTACATTATCAGATGTTTACTCTGGTGTTACTGCAGCTATCGGCGCACTTAAAGGTCCACTTCACGGTGGTGCGAATGAGCAAGTAATGAAAATGTTATCTGAAATTGGTTCACTTGGTAAAGTTGAATCTTACATCCAAAACAAATTAGACAATAAAGAAAAAATCATGGGCTTCGGTCACCGCGTATACCGTAAAGGCGACCCACGTGCACCACATTTACGTGTAATGTCACAAAAATTAACTGAACTTACTGGTAAACCAGAGCTTTATGAAATGTCAGTTAAAATCCATGACATGATTGTAGAGCAAAAGAACCTACCGGCAAACGTAGATTTCTTCTCTGCATCAGTTTATGATTCATTAGGCATCGAACATGACTTATTCACACCAATCTTCGCTGTATCTCGTACATCAGGTTGGGTAGCACATATCCTTGAACAATATTCAAATAACCGCCTAATCCGCCCACGTGCAGATTATGTAGGACCAGGAATGCAAAAATACGTTCCAGTAAATGAGCGATAA
- a CDS encoding AI-2E family transporter translates to MNKNSLFSSKSTIRFSVIIIYLIVILAILPISSAIFLAYLIFPIVNFCNTKLKIPYLIAICLVSFFIFSLFALLGFILFQSLVQILPSIQTNITSFSTTYISHPLFPVFIEKLATILDTVVMFSASLAKNILNSIFELLIFIIAFYFALYESKKNRLWFFAFTPKSLRSVWQHYFTKSMQLLSYFINVGFQLFTLTFILLSCGLTALQFDAPISKAFLISLADALPFLGIGLFLIPAAVYFFFTDQLLLCVALLVLYIFIQVTRQLAESKLWAHTFQLRMVHTFFISAASILLFGIYGILLSPIFLVIAVKVKQSSIFER, encoded by the coding sequence ATGAATAAAAATTCTCTATTTTCATCCAAAAGTACTATACGTTTTTCGGTAATTATTATCTATTTAATAGTCATTTTAGCCATTTTACCTATTTCTTCTGCTATATTTTTAGCATATTTAATTTTCCCAATTGTAAATTTTTGCAATACTAAACTAAAAATCCCCTACTTAATTGCAATATGTTTAGTATCATTCTTCATATTTTCACTATTCGCCTTGCTTGGATTTATCCTGTTTCAAAGTTTAGTGCAAATTCTACCTTCTATCCAAACGAATATTACTTCCTTTTCAACCACTTATATTTCACATCCACTATTCCCAGTATTTATCGAAAAACTAGCTACTATTTTAGATACCGTAGTCATGTTCAGTGCCTCTCTTGCAAAAAACATTTTGAATTCAATTTTTGAGCTACTCATTTTTATTATTGCCTTTTATTTTGCTTTATATGAATCAAAAAAAAATCGACTTTGGTTTTTTGCCTTCACCCCAAAATCTCTTCGTTCGGTGTGGCAACATTATTTTACAAAGTCGATGCAGTTATTAAGTTACTTCATTAATGTAGGTTTCCAACTATTCACATTAACATTCATCTTACTCAGCTGCGGGCTTACTGCTTTACAATTTGATGCTCCTATTAGTAAAGCGTTTCTAATTTCTTTAGCGGACGCATTGCCATTTTTAGGAATTGGTTTATTTTTAATCCCTGCTGCAGTTTATTTTTTCTTTACCGACCAACTACTACTTTGTGTCGCTTTACTCGTACTATATATCTTTATTCAAGTAACAAGGCAGCTGGCTGAATCAAAATTATGGGCGCATACGTTTCAATTACGCATGGTCCACACCTTTTTCATCAGTGCTGCCTCGATTTTATTATTTGGGATTTACGGGATTTTACTAAGCCCTATTTTTCTCGTCATTGCAGTTAAAGTAAAACAATCGTCTATCTTTGAACGATAA